The following proteins are co-located in the Periplaneta americana isolate PAMFEO1 chromosome 12, P.americana_PAMFEO1_priV1, whole genome shotgun sequence genome:
- the rdo gene encoding carboxypeptidase N subunit 2 has product MACGVRLFLVLFFLCLPHWCWGGSCPRDCSCFLDIRGRRQVTCARGGMTDPIPIHSMDQQVEVLLITAPPDFPNVLTIGPIFQQFNRLEELHIVRSNIPAIGRHSFWGVPTLQKLNLTQNNISHVLDYNFRGLANLLELHLDDNRIESMPSGTFRHLQELRVLSLARNRITELVPRLFLMLGKLHELDLSGNRLMELNPEVFKDVQELRVFRCRGCGLSNINTLIYRLMPSLLYLDLGDNEFKYVASDEFRDLKNLQVLMLDGNQLPVVLERTFGNNGPTGGQVDLLTLSLARNRLAKVTATAFANLTTLQELDISYNKLDRLETATFIPLAESLRRLKLSGNYIPLTELKYVLQVILKLRDLSLADMGITEIPLGLFVFHEHLRFLNLSGNNFMRFNPQILSPIPKLQELDLSRNKFRGLDERLLLRLEALKTLHLHGNPWVCDLCHMSYMLNYMNKSTVGFAMRDLACALPYSLEGRLLGSLSRSSLSWCTSSDGGLGYMEGGGIITTNFLAEHSRFGLLAAGAAVLLLLLTGAALLAGIAYSRHHAAHYYTHEEQRGPEHEAIFENPAAILGENGDIKYKIVPLDITKAPPRKKKVSISTIDGITKDPELHSLTNGT; this is encoded by the exons ATGGCGTGTGGAGTTCGGCTGTTTCTGGTGCTGTTCTTCCTATGTCTGCCTCACTGGTGCTGGGGAGGAAGTTGCCCTCGGGACTGCTCTTGTTTCCTGGACATAAGAGGTCGTCGTCAGGTCACGTGTGCTCGAGGCGGCATGACCGACCCAATCCCGATACATTCAATGGACCAGCAGGTGGAAGTGTTGCTGATAACGGCACCTCCAGATTTCCCAAACGTTCTCACGATAGGCCCCATCTTCCAGCAGTTCAATAGACTGGAAGAGCTGCACATCGTTCGGTCTAACATCCCAGCCATCGGAAGGCACTCCTTCTGGGGCGTGCCCACACTCCAGAAGCTGAACCTGACGCAGAATAACATCTCTCACGTCCTCGACTACAATTTTCGAGGGCTGGCGAATCTTCTGGAGCTCCATCTGGATGATAACAGAATAGAATCGATGCCCAGCGGTACATTCAGACATCTGCAGGAACTCCGAGTTCTGTCTCTCGCCCGTAACAGGATCACAGAACTGGTGCCCAGATTGTTCCTCATGCTGGGGAAGTTACATGAGCTGGACCTAAGTGGGAATCGCCTCATGGAGCTAAACCCTGAGGTCTTCAAAGATGTACAG GAATTACGAGTGTTTCGGTGCCGAGGCTGTGGTCTGTCCAATATCAACACTCTTATCTACCGTCTGATGCCCAGCTTGCTGTACCTTGACTTGGGCGACAACGAGTTCAAGTACGTCGCCTCAGATGAGTTTCGTGACCTGAAAAATCTGCAGGTTCTCATGCTGGATGGCAACCAACTTCCCGTAGTTTTGGAGCGAACATTCGGCAACAATGGACCTACAGGAGGACAGGTCGATCTCCTGACACTCTCTCTCGCCCGCAACAGACTCGCCAAAGTGACCGCAACGGCGTTTGCGAACCTCACAACTCTTCAAGAATTAGACATAAGCTACAACAAGCTGGATCGTCTGGAAACTGCTACTTTCATCCCACTGGCTGAATCTCTCCGTCGCTTGAAACTGAGCGGCAACTATATTCCCCTCACAGAACTCAAATATGTGCTACAAGTGATTCTGAAGCTCCGGGATCTCTCTCTGGCGGACATGGGGATTACAGAAATCCCTCTGGGGCTTTTCGTGTTTCATGAACATCTTCGATTTCTCAACTTGTCTGGCAACAACTTCATGCGGTTCAACCCCCAGATCCTGTCACCAATTCCAAAGTTGCAAGAGCTTGATCTGTCAAGAAATAAATTCCGTGGTTTGGACGAGAGACTTCTGCTGAGACTAGAGGCCTTGAAGACGCTACACCTGCACGGAAACCCTTGGGTTTGCGACCTGTGCCACATGTCGTACATGCTCAACTATATGAACAAAAGTACTGTTGGCTTTGCTATGAGAGACCTAGCATGCGCTTTACCATACTCGCTGGAGGGACGACTCCTCGGGTCTTTGTCAAGGTCCTCATTGTCATGGTGCACAAGTAGCGACGGTGGTCTGGGTTATATGGAAGGCGGTGGAATCATCACTACTAATTTCTTGGCTGAGCATTCCAGATTTGGATTACTGGCGGCGGGTGCTGCTGTTCTTTTGTTACTGCTGACAGGTGCTGCACTCCTGGCGGGTATCGCGTACTCCCGTCACCATGCCGCGCATTATTACACTCACGAAGAACAGAGAGGACCAGAACACGAGGCCATTTTCGAGAACCCTGCAGCGATACTCGGCGAGAACGGAGACATCAAATACAAGATAGTGCCGCTGGATATTACAAAAGCACCACCAAGAAAGAAGAAAGTGTCAATTTCTACAATTGACGGGATCACGAAAGATCCCGAACTGCATTCATTGACTAATGGGACCTGA